One genomic window of Paenibacillus xylanilyticus includes the following:
- a CDS encoding histidine phosphatase family protein, which translates to MMSTIFHLVRHGLKERRIGDVPLTPEGIIQAELTARHLAKAVFPITKIVTSPLQRAKETAERIALYTRSPVAEDSRLRERANWGDCPDQTFEQFIAMWDQCTSDPDYIPPVGDSAKKAGQRLASLLAELHNEEPANRHIIVVTHGGLITDFLVQAFTERELNVCHPDFKTVQNRLIPECSITKLIYDKGNCQIEAFASIEHLT; encoded by the coding sequence ATGATGAGTACCATCTTCCATCTCGTGAGACACGGTTTAAAAGAAAGGCGTATCGGTGATGTACCCCTTACTCCTGAAGGGATCATACAAGCGGAGTTAACAGCAAGGCATTTGGCCAAGGCTGTTTTCCCCATCACCAAAATTGTTACGAGTCCCCTTCAAAGAGCAAAAGAAACTGCCGAAAGGATTGCCTTGTATACTCGCTCTCCTGTAGCCGAGGATTCCCGCTTGCGAGAGCGTGCCAATTGGGGCGATTGTCCTGACCAGACCTTCGAGCAATTTATCGCGATGTGGGACCAGTGCACGTCTGATCCGGATTACATCCCGCCTGTGGGTGACTCGGCCAAAAAAGCGGGTCAACGACTGGCCTCCCTACTGGCCGAATTGCACAATGAAGAGCCGGCAAACCGTCACATCATCGTGGTTACCCATGGCGGACTTATTACCGATTTCCTGGTTCAGGCGTTCACCGAGCGAGAGCTGAACGTCTGTCATCCTGATTTTAAAACCGTACAAAACCGTCTTATTCCCGAATGTTCCATAACCAAGCTAATCTATGATAAAGGGAACTGCCAGATTGAAGCATTCGCGTCCATTGAACATTTGACATGA
- a CDS encoding AraC family transcriptional regulator, with product MSTKHFTGSLFQEELRTADCGPRFYAYYYKQWDNYSMAYHHHDSTEIMYIISGICRVDVQMPDGNSEQAVLKKGQFILLDAGVPHRLLVEDGVPCRMLNVEFGFAGSAPGQPSIRQLAQEEEEVGTFLTHASPYMVLPDPEEVYHIMKSLVLELDQRGLMNHGGAAIPMRIIPSDERSHHREARNLKSPEQGTLVRTLFIQLLVRVARLRGEMSRSAPDQSELYVKRTIEFMHHNMDRSIQMKDIAAAVNLHPGYLHRIFRQHTRRTPTDYLTMLRMEKAKMLLQQTNIPISEISEYVGVGSRQYFHMLFKKYTSRTPVEYRSMMERHVSQYPTEE from the coding sequence ATGAGCACGAAACATTTTACGGGAAGCCTGTTTCAGGAGGAGCTGCGAACAGCGGACTGCGGGCCGCGATTCTACGCGTACTATTATAAGCAATGGGACAATTACAGCATGGCCTATCACCATCATGATTCGACTGAAATCATGTATATTATTTCGGGGATATGCAGGGTGGATGTGCAGATGCCAGATGGGAATTCGGAGCAGGCTGTGTTGAAAAAGGGGCAGTTCATTCTGCTGGATGCAGGTGTTCCGCACCGTTTACTGGTCGAGGATGGTGTTCCATGCCGGATGTTAAATGTGGAGTTTGGCTTTGCCGGCTCGGCGCCTGGACAACCCTCTATTCGGCAGCTCGCTCAGGAAGAGGAGGAAGTCGGTACCTTCTTAACGCACGCCTCGCCTTACATGGTACTGCCTGATCCGGAAGAGGTATACCACATTATGAAAAGCCTTGTACTGGAGCTGGATCAACGCGGCCTCATGAATCACGGCGGGGCTGCGATCCCGATGCGAATCATTCCTTCTGATGAACGATCCCACCATCGCGAAGCCAGGAATCTCAAGTCACCGGAACAGGGTACGCTGGTGCGTACACTGTTTATCCAGCTGCTGGTCCGGGTTGCACGGCTGCGTGGGGAGATGAGCCGGAGTGCACCGGATCAGTCAGAGCTATATGTTAAACGAACCATTGAGTTCATGCATCACAACATGGATCGCAGCATTCAGATGAAGGATATCGCGGCAGCGGTCAATCTGCATCCCGGCTATCTGCATCGCATTTTTCGTCAGCACACCCGGCGGACCCCAACGGATTATCTTACCATGCTTCGAATGGAGAAGGCCAAGATGCTGCTGCAGCAGACCAACATTCCGATCTCGGAAATTTCGGAGTATGTAGGCGTGGGCAGTCGTCAGTATTTCCACATGTTATTCAAAAAATATACAAGCCGGACTCCAGTTGAATATCGGTCCATGATGGAGAGACATGTCAGCCAGTACCCAACAGAGGAATGA
- a CDS encoding alpha-glucosidase/alpha-galactosidase: MSFKVAFIGAGSIGFTRGLLRDLLTVPEFNNIEIAFCDINQHNLDMVTELCQRDIRENGLQIQIQPTTDRKEALKDAKYVLCTIRVGGLEAFATDVDIPLKYGVDQCVGDTLCAGGIMYGQRGIAEMLDICKDIREQSAPDVLLLNYSNPMAMLTWACNKYGGVRTIGLCHGVQHGHHQIAEAFGLKMNEVDIVCAGINHQTWYIKASHEGKDLTGDLLEAFEKHPEYSRTEKVRIDMLRRFGYYSTESNGHLSEYVPWYRKRPEEIQDWIDLGNWINGETGGYLRVCTEGRNWFETDFPNWMKDEPMQFVPEKRGGEHGSYIIESLETGRVYRGHFNTVNNGVISNLPNDAIIEAPGYVDRNGISMPHVGDLPLGPAAVCNVSISVQRLAVEAAVHGDDKLLRQAFMMDPLVGAVCNPKEIWQMVDEMLVAQAKWLPQYGEAIASAEARLAAGNLIPTKEYEGAARLKVKTIEEMQQDRDAANKNAGESDKGKDREKVQQ, translated from the coding sequence ATGTCGTTTAAAGTAGCATTTATCGGGGCAGGGAGTATCGGTTTTACAAGAGGTTTGCTGCGGGATTTGTTGACGGTACCGGAGTTTAACAACATAGAGATTGCGTTCTGCGATATTAATCAGCACAATCTGGACATGGTGACAGAGCTATGCCAGCGGGATATTCGCGAGAATGGACTCCAGATTCAGATTCAGCCTACCACGGATCGAAAAGAGGCGCTTAAGGACGCGAAGTATGTACTGTGTACAATTCGTGTTGGAGGGCTGGAGGCATTTGCAACCGATGTGGACATTCCACTCAAATATGGTGTGGATCAATGTGTCGGCGATACGTTGTGTGCTGGAGGCATTATGTATGGGCAGCGCGGAATTGCCGAAATGCTGGACATCTGCAAAGATATTCGGGAACAGAGTGCACCGGACGTACTGCTTCTGAATTATTCCAACCCGATGGCTATGCTAACGTGGGCTTGTAATAAATATGGCGGAGTTCGCACCATCGGATTGTGCCACGGTGTGCAGCATGGACATCATCAGATTGCAGAAGCATTTGGATTGAAGATGAATGAAGTGGATATTGTGTGCGCGGGTATCAACCATCAGACCTGGTACATCAAGGCTTCTCATGAAGGCAAGGATCTTACAGGTGATTTGCTTGAAGCTTTTGAAAAACACCCCGAGTACAGCCGTACCGAGAAAGTCCGGATCGATATGCTGCGCCGCTTCGGCTACTACAGCACGGAATCGAATGGGCACCTGAGCGAATATGTGCCATGGTACCGCAAACGTCCAGAAGAGATTCAGGACTGGATTGATCTGGGCAACTGGATTAACGGAGAGACGGGCGGGTATTTACGCGTTTGTACAGAGGGCAGAAATTGGTTCGAGACCGATTTTCCCAATTGGATGAAGGATGAACCGATGCAATTTGTTCCGGAAAAACGTGGCGGAGAACATGGTTCATACATTATAGAAAGTCTGGAAACGGGACGCGTATATCGCGGACACTTTAATACAGTGAATAACGGCGTAATCTCCAACCTGCCGAATGATGCAATCATTGAAGCACCAGGATATGTGGATCGCAACGGGATCTCGATGCCGCATGTCGGTGACCTGCCACTGGGTCCGGCTGCGGTATGTAATGTGAGTATTTCGGTGCAGCGGCTTGCGGTTGAAGCGGCTGTACACGGAGACGACAAGCTGCTTCGTCAAGCATTCATGATGGATCCGCTTGTCGGTGCCGTGTGTAATCCAAAAGAAATTTGGCAGATGGTTGACGAAATGCTGGTTGCTCAGGCGAAGTGGCTGCCGCAATATGGTGAAGCCATTGCATCCGCAGAAGCCAGACTTGCTGCCGGTAATCTTATTCCTACGAAGGAATATGAAGGTGCAGCACGTCTCAAGGTGAAAACGATCGAAGAGATGCAGCAGGATCGTGATGCAGCGAACAAAAATGCGGGTGAGTCCGATAAGGGGAAAGACCGCGAGAAAGTGCAGCAATAA
- a CDS encoding PadR family transcriptional regulator, protein MDEQAINSDLIRGNIDPIILSVLIPEDNYGYSIIKEIYRKSGERFELKEPTLYSSLKRLEKGGYVESYWGGETQGGRRKYYRITVDGREVYKQQVQAWQAAKALIDCMIISAQEGDER, encoded by the coding sequence ATGGATGAGCAAGCCATTAACAGTGATTTAATTCGGGGTAACATTGACCCCATTATTCTAAGTGTACTTATACCGGAGGATAACTATGGATACAGCATTATCAAGGAGATCTACCGGAAGAGTGGAGAGCGGTTCGAACTCAAGGAACCTACGCTGTATTCAAGTTTGAAACGACTAGAGAAGGGCGGATATGTTGAATCCTATTGGGGGGGAGAGACACAGGGAGGACGCCGTAAATATTACCGGATTACTGTGGATGGACGTGAAGTTTATAAGCAGCAGGTCCAAGCTTGGCAAGCAGCCAAAGCGCTTATCGACTGCATGATTATTTCCGCTCAAGAAGGAGATGAAAGGTAA
- a CDS encoding permease prefix domain 1-containing protein — MTMEARITRHVNRLFEQAQDTQANRELKEEIQSNLTARIEDYVERGMDEDQAFQNAIQHVVGLDNIFTGNHRVQRVPYWTAVLQSALIYSLIAWIITIPMRVLVEGNVLNNLLMMVSLIVGGTYVFYMLKNKNNHPGREDITVIRTPLLMQWARRLWCIWAGFILVLWGTQAAVRFGSNLWYSRPIQVEGPYQFAVIAIAFAIPLLSVIIPLVVHRAYRIVSKYEVGDVI, encoded by the coding sequence ATGACAATGGAAGCTCGTATTACGCGCCATGTGAATCGTCTTTTTGAACAAGCGCAGGACACTCAGGCCAACCGGGAATTAAAAGAAGAGATTCAGAGTAACCTTACAGCAAGAATTGAAGATTATGTGGAACGGGGAATGGATGAGGATCAGGCGTTTCAGAACGCAATTCAGCATGTAGTCGGCTTGGATAATATTTTTACCGGTAACCACCGGGTGCAGCGGGTTCCTTATTGGACGGCTGTTTTACAGTCGGCTCTGATCTACAGTTTGATCGCCTGGATTATTACGATTCCAATGAGAGTACTTGTTGAAGGGAATGTATTAAACAACTTGCTCATGATGGTCAGCTTAATTGTTGGTGGAACGTATGTATTTTACATGTTGAAGAACAAAAACAATCATCCGGGCAGGGAAGACATCACAGTTATTCGCACGCCACTCTTAATGCAGTGGGCGAGAAGATTGTGGTGCATATGGGCTGGCTTCATCTTGGTGCTGTGGGGAACACAGGCTGCAGTGCGCTTTGGCAGCAACCTGTGGTATAGCAGGCCGATCCAGGTAGAAGGGCCGTACCAGTTTGCCGTAATTGCAATTGCATTCGCCATTCCCTTATTAAGCGTTATTATTCCTCTCGTCGTGCACAGAGCATATCGTATCGTTAGCAAGTATGAGGTGGGTGATGTAATATGA